A window from Drosophila nasuta strain 15112-1781.00 chromosome 3, ASM2355853v1, whole genome shotgun sequence encodes these proteins:
- the LOC132792171 gene encoding uncharacterized protein LOC132792171 has product MLNKKRQKAGCTCCSDLPPQNKSNSNSRTPQTVMHNDNDPCSHEKCRIFGVHDDPYVRPFDPKECKANRRSFVDKSLGFPLGIVTGTVASKAGMPNFESIRYASNLKAFAATYYTKRTEWNPDLIDLLITEGQILFSDSETMDSPNANVYPEVYDDYEQAVTRHFKFNDIEFAIELDAPFELYGVQNLIGRLRRIMNAYFKRRKTAIFWTPNWYLLIWKDAGVWMVLDLNGRDKDTLKSNHDGGYPTLLAMRSLDNVIHLIKEESNLENSDPFTLRDVLVVRLVTPGPKGRSQERDFGPRMSEFDVIASDYAYLKSNLHLTLNPKDALRNRSALPVAVATALASKIDHPATWDAKTYDKVICYGVNMCKNCWEPCTDINQPMDLDTFPRQIRLGQFVAEVLLTPNAYEGWWKCVPMYKFNDFHLILEKALADNDYVIFQINNQMYSIWKKGEFIYLMDPYRHNIVGRILEEGEDPKSASVRMFGNMDRFLSVFHQILLESNRSAIFHIHTLRIRNITECPTGTAPMLLPPDQDVEVASLNENIRFDENYDKCLEELGAISDYEEDLASDIEPIEEVSSSEEMVEEEEGGEAQLGEGGEEDDVED; this is encoded by the exons ATGTTGAATAAGAAGCGACAAAAGGCAGGATGTACTTGCTGTTCTGATTTACCCCCACAAAACAAATCGAACAGCAATTCACG TACCCCGCAAACAGTTATGCATAACGACAATGATCCGTGCTCACATGAAAAATGTCGTATCTTTGGGGTTCATGATGATCCCTACGTTCGGCCCTTTGATCCCAAGGAATGCAAAGCCAATCGTCGATCGTTCGTTGATAAATCTTTGGGATTTCCACTTGGTATTGTGACTGGGACAGTTGCTTCTAAAGCTGGCATGCCAAATTTTGAATCAATACGATATGCAAGTAATCTAAAGGCATTTGCAGCAACTTATTATACGAAACGAACCGAATGGAATCCAGACTTGATCGATCTGCTAATCACCGAAGGCCAAATATTGTTTAGTGATTCAGAGACAATGGATTCTCCCAATGCAAATGTATATCCGGAGGTTTATGATGATTACGAACAGGCTGTGACCCGTCACTTCAAGTTTAACGACATTGAATTTGCTATAGAGTTGGATGCTCCCTTTGAACTTTACGGTGTTCAAAATCTCATCGGACGTTTACGTCGTATTATGAATGCTTACTTTAAGAGGCGTAAAACTGCAATATTTTGGACTCCAAATTGGTATTTACTTATATGGAAAGACGCCGGTGTTTGGATGGTACTTGATTTAAATGGGCGTGATAAGGATACACTAAAATCAAATCATGATGGCGGTTATCCAACGTTATTAGCGATGCGATCCTTGGACAATGTCATTCATTTGATCAAGGAGGAGAGCAATCTTGAGAATTCCGATCCATTTACGCTGCGGGATGTATTAGTCGTGAGGTTGGTAACACCAGGACCAAAGGGGCGTAGTCAGGAACGCGACTTCGGACCCCGAATGAGCGAATTTGATGTAATTGCTTCCGACTATGCGTATCTCAAGTCCAATCTACACTTGACACTCAATCCAAAGGATGCACTCCGAAATCGTAGTGCTTTACcggtggcagtggcaacagcatTAGCTTCTAAAATCGATCATCCGGCTACTTGGGATGCAAAGACATACGATAAGGTTATTTGCTATGGCGTCAATATGTGTAAAAATTGTTGGGAGCCATGTACGGATATTAATCAGCCAATGGATTTAGATACATTTCCTCGGCAAATTCGTCTAGGTCAATTCGTAGCTGAGGTCCTTCTTACCCCCAATGCTTATGAGGGTTGGTGGAAATGTGTACCGATGTACAAGTTTAATGATTTCCATTTGATACTTGAAAAAGCGCTTGCGGATAATGATTATGTAATCTTTCAGATTAACAATCAAATGTATTCGATTTGGAAAAAAGGagagtttatatatttaatggaTCCCTATCGTCATAACATCGTAGGCCGCATTCTTGAGGAGGGTGAAGATCCAAAAAGTGCCTCGGTGCGTATGTTTGGAAATATGGATAGATTTCTTAGCGTATTCCATCAGATTCTGCTGGAATCGAATCGTTCAgcaatatttcatattcatacGCTAAGAATCCGCAATATCACCGAATGTCCAACTGGTACAGCGCCAATGTTGCTGCCACCCGATCAAGACGTCGAAGTTGCCTCTCTTAATGAGAACATACGCTTCGATGAAAATTATGACAAGTGTCTGGAGGAACTTGGCGCAATTAGTGACTATGAAGAGGACTTGGCTTCCGATATTGAGCCGATTGAAGAGGTTAGTTCCTCTGAAGAAATGGTCGAAGAGGAAGAAGGCGGCGAGGCACAACTTGGTGAAGGCGGCGAAGAGGACGATGTTGAAGattaa